The following coding sequences are from one Humulus lupulus chromosome X, drHumLupu1.1, whole genome shotgun sequence window:
- the LOC133807013 gene encoding protein DETOXIFICATION 27-like isoform X2, whose translation MIEEEEEEEDPLLNYQQEELGSGYLVARTWLESKKIWQIAGPSIFSRLAMFSVTIVTQSFAGHFSDVDLAAISIVTTVIVGITFGFLLGMASALETLCGQAYGAKKYHMMGIYVQRSWIVLFISSVLLVPMFLFPTPILKLIGQTEAVAEKTGVVAKWLIPFHLSFPFQFSLQRLQSQLKTAPIAWVSGGVIGLHVILSWVFVYKLRIGLVGAALTIDFAWWLSVFGMFGYTIYGGCPETWTGLSSQAFVGLWDFFKLSLASGVMLSLENFYYRMLVIVSGYFQNTHIAVDAHSICVTIYGWESMIPLGFLAATGLTSFVVWRL comes from the exons atgatagaagaagaagaagaagaagaagacccgTTGCTGAACTACCAGCAAGAAGAACTAGGAAGTGGGTATCTGGTTGCTCGAACGTGGCTGGAGTCGAAGAAGATATGGCAAATAGCTGGGCCCTCCATCTTCAGCCGCCTTGCCATGTTCTCCGTCACTATTGTTACCCAATCTTTCGCCGGCCACTTCAGTGACGTGGATCTCGCAGCCATCTCCATCGTTACCACCGTCATCGTCGGCATCACATTCGGATTCCTG TTAGGCATGGCGAGCGCGCTCGAGACTCTTTGTGGGCAGGCTTATGGAGCGAAAAAGTACCATATGATGGGAATTTACGTGCAACGTTCTTGGATTGTACTCTTTATAAGCTCGGTATTACTAGTGCCCATGTTTTTATTTCCAACTCCGATCTTGAAGCTCATCGGACAGACCGAGGCGGTGGCGGAGAAGACTGGTGTGGTGGCTAAATGGCTTATTCCGTTTCACTTGAGCTTTCCATTTCAGTTTTCGTTGCAGAGATTGCAGAGCCAGCTCAAGACGGCTCCGATTGCTTGGGTTTCCGGCGGCGTTATAGGACTTCATGTTATTTTAAGTTGGGTTTTTGTGTATAAGCTGAGGATTGGTCTTGTTGGCGCTGCTTTGACTATTGACTTTGCCTGGTGGCTCTCGGTCTTCGGAATGTTTGGATACACTATTTATGGAGGTTGCCCTGAAACATGGACTGGTTTATCAAGTCAAGCTTTTGTTGGGCTATGGGACTTTTTTAAGCTCTCTTTGGCTTCTGGGGTCATGCTCTC GTTGGAGAATTTCTATTACAGGATGTTGGTCATTGTATCTGGTTATTTCCAAAACACTCACATTGCAGTCGATGCCCATTCAATCTG TGTAACAATCTACGGTTGGGAATCTATGATTCCTCTTGGATTTTTGGCTGCAACAGG
- the LOC133807013 gene encoding protein DETOXIFICATION 27-like isoform X3, giving the protein MIEEEEEEEDPLLNYQQEELGSGYLVARTWLESKKIWQIAGPSIFSRLAMFSVTIVTQSFAGHFSDVDLAAISIVTTVIVGITFGFLLGMASALETLCGQAYGAKKYHMMGIYVQRSWIVLFISSVLLVPMFLFPTPILKLIGQTEAVAEKTGVVAKWLIPFHLSFPFQFSLQRLQSQLKTAPIAWVSGGVIGLHVILSWVFVYKLRIGLVGAALTIDFAWWLSVFGMFGYTIYGGCPETWTGLSSQAFVGLWDFFKLSLASGVMLSLENFYYRMLVIVSGYFQNTHIAVDAHSICVTIYGWESMIPLGFLAATGQLEPHL; this is encoded by the exons atgatagaagaagaagaagaagaagaagacccgTTGCTGAACTACCAGCAAGAAGAACTAGGAAGTGGGTATCTGGTTGCTCGAACGTGGCTGGAGTCGAAGAAGATATGGCAAATAGCTGGGCCCTCCATCTTCAGCCGCCTTGCCATGTTCTCCGTCACTATTGTTACCCAATCTTTCGCCGGCCACTTCAGTGACGTGGATCTCGCAGCCATCTCCATCGTTACCACCGTCATCGTCGGCATCACATTCGGATTCCTG TTAGGCATGGCGAGCGCGCTCGAGACTCTTTGTGGGCAGGCTTATGGAGCGAAAAAGTACCATATGATGGGAATTTACGTGCAACGTTCTTGGATTGTACTCTTTATAAGCTCGGTATTACTAGTGCCCATGTTTTTATTTCCAACTCCGATCTTGAAGCTCATCGGACAGACCGAGGCGGTGGCGGAGAAGACTGGTGTGGTGGCTAAATGGCTTATTCCGTTTCACTTGAGCTTTCCATTTCAGTTTTCGTTGCAGAGATTGCAGAGCCAGCTCAAGACGGCTCCGATTGCTTGGGTTTCCGGCGGCGTTATAGGACTTCATGTTATTTTAAGTTGGGTTTTTGTGTATAAGCTGAGGATTGGTCTTGTTGGCGCTGCTTTGACTATTGACTTTGCCTGGTGGCTCTCGGTCTTCGGAATGTTTGGATACACTATTTATGGAGGTTGCCCTGAAACATGGACTGGTTTATCAAGTCAAGCTTTTGTTGGGCTATGGGACTTTTTTAAGCTCTCTTTGGCTTCTGGGGTCATGCTCTC GTTGGAGAATTTCTATTACAGGATGTTGGTCATTGTATCTGGTTATTTCCAAAACACTCACATTGCAGTCGATGCCCATTCAATCTG TGTAACAATCTACGGTTGGGAATCTATGATTCCTCTTGGATTTTTGGCTGCAACAGG
- the LOC133807013 gene encoding protein DETOXIFICATION 27-like isoform X1, with amino-acid sequence MIEEEEEEEDPLLNYQQEELGSGYLVARTWLESKKIWQIAGPSIFSRLAMFSVTIVTQSFAGHFSDVDLAAISIVTTVIVGITFGFLLGMASALETLCGQAYGAKKYHMMGIYVQRSWIVLFISSVLLVPMFLFPTPILKLIGQTEAVAEKTGVVAKWLIPFHLSFPFQFSLQRLQSQLKTAPIAWVSGGVIGLHVILSWVFVYKLRIGLVGAALTIDFAWWLSVFGMFGYTIYGGCPETWTGLSSQAFVGLWDFFKLSLASGVMLSLENFYYRMLVIVSGYFQNTHIAVDAHSICVTIYGWESMIPLGFLAATGHSANLNPTSSHLWCPPPKDIISIHKFS; translated from the exons atgatagaagaagaagaagaagaagaagacccgTTGCTGAACTACCAGCAAGAAGAACTAGGAAGTGGGTATCTGGTTGCTCGAACGTGGCTGGAGTCGAAGAAGATATGGCAAATAGCTGGGCCCTCCATCTTCAGCCGCCTTGCCATGTTCTCCGTCACTATTGTTACCCAATCTTTCGCCGGCCACTTCAGTGACGTGGATCTCGCAGCCATCTCCATCGTTACCACCGTCATCGTCGGCATCACATTCGGATTCCTG TTAGGCATGGCGAGCGCGCTCGAGACTCTTTGTGGGCAGGCTTATGGAGCGAAAAAGTACCATATGATGGGAATTTACGTGCAACGTTCTTGGATTGTACTCTTTATAAGCTCGGTATTACTAGTGCCCATGTTTTTATTTCCAACTCCGATCTTGAAGCTCATCGGACAGACCGAGGCGGTGGCGGAGAAGACTGGTGTGGTGGCTAAATGGCTTATTCCGTTTCACTTGAGCTTTCCATTTCAGTTTTCGTTGCAGAGATTGCAGAGCCAGCTCAAGACGGCTCCGATTGCTTGGGTTTCCGGCGGCGTTATAGGACTTCATGTTATTTTAAGTTGGGTTTTTGTGTATAAGCTGAGGATTGGTCTTGTTGGCGCTGCTTTGACTATTGACTTTGCCTGGTGGCTCTCGGTCTTCGGAATGTTTGGATACACTATTTATGGAGGTTGCCCTGAAACATGGACTGGTTTATCAAGTCAAGCTTTTGTTGGGCTATGGGACTTTTTTAAGCTCTCTTTGGCTTCTGGGGTCATGCTCTC GTTGGAGAATTTCTATTACAGGATGTTGGTCATTGTATCTGGTTATTTCCAAAACACTCACATTGCAGTCGATGCCCATTCAATCTG TGTAACAATCTACGGTTGGGAATCTATGATTCCTCTTGGATTTTTGGCTGCAACAGG
- the LOC133807013 gene encoding protein DETOXIFICATION 27-like isoform X5, with product MIEEEEEEEDPLLNYQQEELGSGYLVARTWLESKKIWQIAGPSIFSRLAMFSVTIVTQSFAGHFSDVDLAAISIVTTVIVGITFGFLLGMASALETLCGQAYGAKKYHMMGIYVQRSWIVLFISSVLLVPMFLFPTPILKLIGQTEAVAEKTGVVAKWLIPFHLSFPFQFSLQRLQSQLKTAPIAWVSGGVIGLHVILSWVFVYKLRIGLVGAALTIDFAWWLSVFGMFGYTIYGGCPETWTGLSSQAFVGLWDFFKLSLASGVMLSLENFYYRMLVIVSGYFQNTHIAVDAHSICVTIYGWESMIPLGFLAATGWV from the exons atgatagaagaagaagaagaagaagaagacccgTTGCTGAACTACCAGCAAGAAGAACTAGGAAGTGGGTATCTGGTTGCTCGAACGTGGCTGGAGTCGAAGAAGATATGGCAAATAGCTGGGCCCTCCATCTTCAGCCGCCTTGCCATGTTCTCCGTCACTATTGTTACCCAATCTTTCGCCGGCCACTTCAGTGACGTGGATCTCGCAGCCATCTCCATCGTTACCACCGTCATCGTCGGCATCACATTCGGATTCCTG TTAGGCATGGCGAGCGCGCTCGAGACTCTTTGTGGGCAGGCTTATGGAGCGAAAAAGTACCATATGATGGGAATTTACGTGCAACGTTCTTGGATTGTACTCTTTATAAGCTCGGTATTACTAGTGCCCATGTTTTTATTTCCAACTCCGATCTTGAAGCTCATCGGACAGACCGAGGCGGTGGCGGAGAAGACTGGTGTGGTGGCTAAATGGCTTATTCCGTTTCACTTGAGCTTTCCATTTCAGTTTTCGTTGCAGAGATTGCAGAGCCAGCTCAAGACGGCTCCGATTGCTTGGGTTTCCGGCGGCGTTATAGGACTTCATGTTATTTTAAGTTGGGTTTTTGTGTATAAGCTGAGGATTGGTCTTGTTGGCGCTGCTTTGACTATTGACTTTGCCTGGTGGCTCTCGGTCTTCGGAATGTTTGGATACACTATTTATGGAGGTTGCCCTGAAACATGGACTGGTTTATCAAGTCAAGCTTTTGTTGGGCTATGGGACTTTTTTAAGCTCTCTTTGGCTTCTGGGGTCATGCTCTC GTTGGAGAATTTCTATTACAGGATGTTGGTCATTGTATCTGGTTATTTCCAAAACACTCACATTGCAGTCGATGCCCATTCAATCTG TGTAACAATCTACGGTTGGGAATCTATGATTCCTCTTGGATTTTTGGCTGCAACAGG
- the LOC133807013 gene encoding protein DETOXIFICATION 27-like isoform X4 yields MIEEEEEEEDPLLNYQQEELGSGYLVARTWLESKKIWQIAGPSIFSRLAMFSVTIVTQSFAGHFSDVDLAAISIVTTVIVGITFGFLLGMASALETLCGQAYGAKKYHMMGIYVQRSWIVLFISSVLLVPMFLFPTPILKLIGQTEAVAEKTGVVAKWLIPFHLSFPFQFSLQRLQSQLKTAPIAWVSGGVIGLHVILSWVFVYKLRIGLVGAALTIDFAWWLSVFGMFGYTIYGGCPETWTGLSSQAFVGLWDFFKLSLASGVMLSLENFYYRMLVIVSGYFQNTHIAVDAHSICVTIYGWESMIPLGFLAATGVSD; encoded by the exons atgatagaagaagaagaagaagaagaagacccgTTGCTGAACTACCAGCAAGAAGAACTAGGAAGTGGGTATCTGGTTGCTCGAACGTGGCTGGAGTCGAAGAAGATATGGCAAATAGCTGGGCCCTCCATCTTCAGCCGCCTTGCCATGTTCTCCGTCACTATTGTTACCCAATCTTTCGCCGGCCACTTCAGTGACGTGGATCTCGCAGCCATCTCCATCGTTACCACCGTCATCGTCGGCATCACATTCGGATTCCTG TTAGGCATGGCGAGCGCGCTCGAGACTCTTTGTGGGCAGGCTTATGGAGCGAAAAAGTACCATATGATGGGAATTTACGTGCAACGTTCTTGGATTGTACTCTTTATAAGCTCGGTATTACTAGTGCCCATGTTTTTATTTCCAACTCCGATCTTGAAGCTCATCGGACAGACCGAGGCGGTGGCGGAGAAGACTGGTGTGGTGGCTAAATGGCTTATTCCGTTTCACTTGAGCTTTCCATTTCAGTTTTCGTTGCAGAGATTGCAGAGCCAGCTCAAGACGGCTCCGATTGCTTGGGTTTCCGGCGGCGTTATAGGACTTCATGTTATTTTAAGTTGGGTTTTTGTGTATAAGCTGAGGATTGGTCTTGTTGGCGCTGCTTTGACTATTGACTTTGCCTGGTGGCTCTCGGTCTTCGGAATGTTTGGATACACTATTTATGGAGGTTGCCCTGAAACATGGACTGGTTTATCAAGTCAAGCTTTTGTTGGGCTATGGGACTTTTTTAAGCTCTCTTTGGCTTCTGGGGTCATGCTCTC GTTGGAGAATTTCTATTACAGGATGTTGGTCATTGTATCTGGTTATTTCCAAAACACTCACATTGCAGTCGATGCCCATTCAATCTG TGTAACAATCTACGGTTGGGAATCTATGATTCCTCTTGGATTTTTGGCTGCAACAGG